The Vigna unguiculata cultivar IT97K-499-35 chromosome 6, ASM411807v1, whole genome shotgun sequence genome contains a region encoding:
- the LOC114187924 gene encoding dynamin-related protein 4C-like: MAEGTLASVFDHTTPIAELYEVKNVAPMVSSYNERIRPILDALENLRRLNITKEGIQLPTIVVVGDQSSGKSSVLESLAGISLPRGQGICTRVPLIMRLQNHSLLQPVLELEYNDKHVPTDEAHVSEAIRHATDELAGSGKAISNTPLTLIVKKNDVPDLTMIDLPGITRVPVQGQPMDIYDQIVNIIMEYIKPEESIILNVLSATVDFSTCESIRMSQSVDKTGERTLAVVTKVDLFPEGLREKVTADDVNIGLGYVCVRNRVGDESYEEARGIEAKLFRTHALLSNIDKSIVGIPVLAEKLVQLQAVSISKILPEIVKKINDKLDSQLANLEKFPRKLNSLVDVMSAFVHVIGLTKESLSKILLRGEFDEYPDDEQMHCTARLVEMLDQYSNDLRNGSESDAGEKFLMEEIKMLEETKRIGLPNFIPRAVFLTRLRDKVESISSIPIKFINQVWDYLEAVAVMVLNRHSEHYHQLQTCIRLAGQNLIAKMRENSMKYMKEVVEMEKLTDYTCNPEYTNEYNKLIGSQNFLVDRVQSYYSKVAIDGFGDVELSHLTQHTTLVPQAFDLKVRLTAYWNIVLQRLIDNTALHLQFSIFNLLNKDLGYEVLKDMASPSGGGIERLFEETPSVAVRRDHLIKSITILKESKQVVASIIDKISTYAN; the protein is encoded by the coding sequence ATGGCAGAAGGAACCCTAGCCTCTGTTTTCGATCATACCACACCAATAGCTGAGCTATACGAGGTTAAAAATGTTGCACCTATGGTGTCTTCTTACAACGAGCGGATACGTCCGATCCTTGACGCTCTTGAGAACCTGAGGCGCCTAAACATCACCAAAGAAGGGATACAGCTTCCAACCATAGTGGTAGTTGGTGACCAATCTTCTGGAAAGTCCAGTGTCTTAGAATCTCTTGCTGGAATCAGCTTACCCCGTGGACAAGGTATATGCACAAGGGTGCCCTTGATCATGAGGCTGCAAAATCACTCACTTCTACAACCTGTGTTGGAGCTGGAATATAATGACAAACATGTGCCCACGGATGAAGCTCACGTCTCTGAAGCCATTCGTCATGCGACAGATGAACTTGCCGGCTCTGGGAAAGCAATTTCGAACACCCCATTAACTCTTATCGTGAAGAAGAATGACGTTCCTGATCTCACTATGATCGATCTTCCTGGCATTACGCGAGTGCCTGTTCAAGGTCAACCTATGGATATATATGACCAGATTGTGAATATTATTATGGAGTACATAAAACCTGAGGAAAGCATTATTCTCAATGTTTTATCTGCTACGGTTGATTTCTCAACTTGTGAGTCCATTAGGATGTCACAGAGTGTTGACAAAACGGGAGAGAGGACTCTTGCTGTTGTCACAAAAGTTGATCTTTTCCCAGAGGGTCTGCGTGAGAAGGTGACTGCTGATGATGTGAACATCGGTCTTGGCTACGTTTGTGTAAGAAATCGCGTTGGAGATGAGTCCTACGAAGAAGCTCGTGGAATAGAAGCCAAACTATTCAGGACACACGCGCTTTTGTCCAACATTGACAAGTCCATTGTTGGTATTCCTGTTTTGGCCGAGAAACTGGTTCAGCTTCAAGCGGTTAGCATTTCCAAAATATTGCCTGAGATTGTTAAGAAGATCAATGACAAGCTTGATTCTCAGCTTGCCAATCTGGAAAAATTTCCAAGGAAACTCAACTCCTTGGTTGATGTTATGTCTGCTTTCGTTCATGTCATTGGGTTGACAAAAGAGTCCCTAAGCAAGATTCTTTTGAGAGGAGAATTTGACGAGTACCCTGATGACGAACAAATGCATTGCACGGCTCGCCTTGTTGAAATGCTGGATCAGTACTCTAATGATCTTCGCAATGGTTCTGAAAGTGATGCTGGAGAGAAGTTTTTGATGGAAGAAATTAAGATGCTAGAAGAGACTAAGCGGATTGGACTTCCAAACTTCATCCCACGCGCTGTTTTTCTTACTCGTTTACGCGATAAAGTTGAATCCATTTCAAGCATTCCAATTAAGTTCATTAACCAGGTGTGGGACTATCTTGAGGCAGTGGCGGTAATGGTTCTGAATCGTCACTCAGAACACTATCACCAACTTCAGACATGTATAAGGCTTGCTGGGCAGAATCTTATTGCTAAAATGAGGGAAAATTCTATGAAATATATGAAAGAGGTGGTGGAAATGGAGAAACTAACTGATTACACTTGCAATCCTGAATACACAAATGAGTACAACAAACTAATTGGCAGCCAGAATTTTTTGGTGGATAGAGTTCAATCTTATTATTCTAAGGTGGCTATTGATGGTTTTGGTGATGTTGAGCTTAGTCATCTGACCCAGCACACAACTTTAGTTCCGCAGGCTTTTGACTTGAAAGTGAGACTAACAGCATACTGGAATATTGTGCTTCAGAGGCTAATTGATAACACTGCACTGCATTTGCAGTTCAGTATTTTCAACCTTTTGAACAAGGATCTAGGTTACGAGGTTTTGAAGGATATGGCGTCTCCTAGTGGAGGTGGAATAGAGAGATTGTTCGAGGAAACTCCTTCAGTTGCTGTGAGGCGTGACCATCTCATTAAGAGCATTACGATTCTTAAGGAAAGTAAGCAAGTCGTGGCTAGCATAATCGACAAAATCTCTACCTATGCTAATTAA
- the LOC114187700 gene encoding dynamin-related protein 4C-like encodes MAEGALASVFEHATPRTNVKNVKNVSPMVSSYKERIRPILDALENLRRLNITKEGIQLPTIVVVGDQSTGKSSVLESLAGINLPRGQGICTRVPLIMRLQNHSLHEPELELEYNCKRVPTDEAHVSEAICDATDELAGSGKGISNTPLTLIVKKNGVPDLTMIDLPGIARVPVQGQPKDVYDQIMKIIMEYIRPEESIILNVLSAAVDFSTYESIKMSQSVDKTGERTLAVVTKVDMPPEGLREKVTANDVNIGLGYVCVRNRIGDESYEEAREEEAKLFKTHTLLSNIDKSIVGIPVLADKLVQLQAASISKILPEIVKKINDRLDSQLANLEKFPRKLTSLVDVMSAFMDVIGLTRESLSKILLRGEFDEYRDDKQMHCTARLVEMLDQYCNDLRNGCESDAGEKFLMEEIKVLEETKRIGLPNFISRTVFLTRLHDKVESISNIPIKFIGKVWDYLEEVVVSVLNRHSEHYHQLQTCLRLCGQKLIAKMRENSMKYMKEVVEMEKLTDYTCNPEYTNEYNKLIGSQNSLVDRVKAHSSQTVINGFGDVQVSHLTQYTTLVPQAFDLKARLTAYWKVVLQRLIDNTALHLQFSIFNLLKKDLGCDVLKDMVSPSADGIERLFEETPSVAVQRDDLNRSIKTLKESKEVVASIIDKISTYAN; translated from the coding sequence ATGGCAGAAGGAGCCCTGGCCTCTGTTTTCGAACATGCTACACCAAGAACTAAcgttaaaaatgttaaaaatgtttCACCTATGGTGTCCTCTTACAAAGAGCGCATACGTCCGATCCTTGACGCTCTTGAGAACCTGAGGCGCCTAAACATCACCAAAGAAGGGATACAGCTTCCAACCATAGTGGTAGTTGGTGACCAATCAACAGGAAAGTCCAGTGTCTTAGAATCTCTGGCTGGAATCAACTTACCCCGTGGACAAGGTATCTGCACAAGGGTGCCCTTAATCATGAGGCTCCAAAATCACTCACTTCACGAACCTGAGTTGGAGCTGGAGTATAATTGCAAACGTGTACCCACGGATGAGGCTCACGTCTCTGAAGCCATTTGTGATGCCACAGATGAACTTGCCGGCTCTGGGAAAGGAATTTCGAACACCCCATTAACTCTTATCGTCAAGAAGAATGGCGTTCCTGATCTCACTATGATCGATCTTCCTGGCATTGCGCGAGTGCCTGTTCAAGGTCAACCTAAAGATGTATATGACcagattatgaaaattattatgGAGTATATAAGGCCTGAGGAGAGCATTATTCTCAATGTTTTATCTGCCGCTGTTGATTTCTCTACTTATGAGTCCATTAAGATGTCACAGAGTGTTGACAAAACGGGAGAGAGGACTCTTGCTGTTGTCACAAAAGTTGATATGCCCCCGGAGGGACTGCGTGAGAAGGTAACTGCTAATGATGTGAACATCGGTCTTGGCTATGTGTGTGTAAGAAATCGCATTGGAGACGAGTCCTACGAAGAAGCTCGTGAAGAAGAAGCCAAACTATTCAAGACACACACGCTTTTGTCCAACATTGACAAGTCCATTGTTGGTATTCCGGTTTTGGCAGACAAGCTCGTTCAGCTTCAAGCGGCTAGTATTTCCAAAATACTCCCTGAGATTGTTAAGAAGATCAATGACAGGCTTGATTCTCAGCTTGCCAATCTGGAAAAATTTCCCAGGAAACTCACCTCCTTGGTTGATGTTATGTCTGCATTCATGGATGTCATTGGGTTGACAAGAGAGTCCCTAAGCAAGATTCTTTTGAGAGGAGAATTTGACGAGTACCGTGATGACAAACAAATGCACTGCACGGCTCGCCTTGTAGAAATGCTGGATCAGTATTGTAATGATCTTCGCAATGGTTGTGAAAGTGATGCTGGAGAGAAGTTTTTGATGGAAGAAATTAAGGTGCTAGAAGAAACCAAGCGGATTGGACTTCCAAACTTCATCTCACGCACTGTTTTTCTTACTCGTTTACACGATAAAGTGGAATCCATTTCAAACATTCCAATTAAGTTCATTGGCAAGGTTTGGGACTATCTTGAGGAAGTGGTCGTGAGTGTTCTGAATCGTCACTCTGAACACTATCACCAACTTCAGACATGTCTACGACTTTGTGGGCAGAAGCTTATTGCTAAAATGAGGGAAAATTCTATGAAATATATGAAAGAGGTTGTGGAAATGGAGAAACTAACTGATTACACTTGCAATCCTGAATACACAAATGAGTACAACAAACTAATTGGCAGTCAGAATTCTTTGGTTGATAGAGTTAAAGCACATTCTTCTCAGACAGTTATTAATGGTTTTGGTGATGTTCAGGTTAGTCATCTGACTCAGTACACAACTTTAGTTCCACAAGCTTTTGACTTGAAAGCGAGACTAACAGCATACTGGAAGGTTGTGCTTCAGAGACTTATTGACAACACTGCACTGCATTTGCAATTTAGcattttcaatcttttaaagAAGGATCTAGGGTGTGATGTTTTGAAGGATATGGTGTCTCCCAGTGCAGATGGAATAGAGAGATTGTTTGAGGAAACTCCTTCAGTTGCTGTGCAGCGTGACGATCTCAATAGGAGCATTAAGACTCTTAAGGAAAGTAAGGAAGTGGTGGCTAGCATAATTGACAAAATTTCTACCTAtgctaattaa